TTTGATATTTTGGGGGCCGCCCGGTACGGGCAAGACTACTTTGGCCCAAATAATCGCAAATGAAAGTGGCCGTCCCTTCTATACCTTGAGTGCCATTAGCAGCGGAGTCAAAGAGGTGCGCGAGGTTATTGCCAAAGCGAAACAGAGCGACGGACTGTTCACTTCAAAAAACCCCATTTTATTCATCGATGAAATACACCGGTTCAGCAAATCACAACAAGACTCGCTTTTGGGGGCTGTTGAAAAAGGATGGGTAACGCTTATTGGCGCAACGACCGAAAATCCGAGTTTTGAAGTGATTCCCGCCCTGTTGTCACGATGTCAGGTATACATACTCAATGCCTTCGGAAAAGAAGATCTAGAAGCCCTATTGCTGCGTGCCATAAGAGAAGATGCACTGTTAAAAGCAAAAAAAATAACCCTTAACGAAACCGAGGCCCTACTGCGCCTTTCTGGAGGAGATGGTAGAAAGCTGCTGAACATCTTCGAACTCATTGTAAACTCTGAGGAAAGTGATCAAGTGATCATCACCAATACACTTGTACAGCAGAAAGTCCAGAAAAATACGGTGCTGTATGACAAGGCCGGGGGACAACATTATGATATCATATCGGCATTCATCAAGTCGATCAGGGGCAGCGACCCAAATGCCGCCGTATATTGGCTGGCCCGCATGATCGAGGGGGGCGAAGATGTAAAGTTCATTGCCCGTAGAATGGTCATTTTAGCCTCGGAAGATATCGGAAATGCGAACCCAACGGCCCTGGTACTGGCCAATGCCACTTTTCAAAGCGTCAATATTATCGGGTATCCAGAGGCGCGGATCATTTTGAGCCAGTGTGCCACCTATCTGGCCAGTTCACCAAAAAGCAACGCCAGCTACCTGGCCATTGGCAATGCGCAGCAAAAAGTACGTGAAACAGGTGACCTGCCCGTGCCCTTGCACATAAGAAACGCCCCCACCAAATTAATGAAAGACTTGGGCTATGGCAAAGAATATGCCTATGCCCATGACTATGAGGATAATTTTGTTCAATCAGAATTCTTACCCGAAGAACTATCAGGAACAACATTTTATAAACCCGGAAACAATCCTAGAGAAAACGCCTTTAGGGAATTTTTAAAAAAGCACTGGAAAGACAAGTACGATTTCTAAAATTTAATGTTCAACTCTTTCATCACATCTTGGTCATCGTCTTCATACTGCAAGAACCACTTGCCATCTTTTTTGAATACAATGCCGTTTTTGTCGTCATCGACCACCAAATAAACATCTGGCACCGATGTTTTTTGAAGTTTATAGCGAACCTTAGGGGTGGTATCAACCAATTGATATCCCTTTTCAATCGGCTGGGCATATAGAATATCTGCTTTTGAGGCGCTTTTGCCGGTATTTGATCCGGCCGTATCTTTTTTTACCATCGTTGAGGCCACTGGTTCTTTAGACTTGTATAGCTGCTCTTCTATGGTCGACTTTTGCTCGACAACCTGAGAAGATTTGTTCTCAAGGTCTTTGGCTGCTTCTTTCTCCAAACTTTTTACATCATTGTCAAAGTTAAGTGTTACCGCATCGGTACCTTCCTTTTTCTCTTTTGGTACATAATTGTGCGTCATTCCCTTTAAAGAAGCAAAAGCACCTCTGATGGCCTCCTCATAAGAAGCCCGGTATTCTTTTAGCTTGCTACGGCCCTGAGCCGTTTGAAATATGAGATTGTTCTCACAGTCTTCAAAAGCAAGGGTGGTTCGTGTAACAAAAAGGTTTGAATCATCCCAAAGCCGTACCCAAAGGCCCAGACATCTGTCGCGGTTCAAGTCATCGGGGAAATCGCCCTCATACACCACATTGAACCCCTGTTGGTCAAAGAGATACTTGACCAAGGTGCTAGTGGCATGCTGGTTCTCGTTTTTAAAGGCCGCAAATTTTTTGGGTACGACTATGTATTTGTAGTCACTGAACTGGGCAAAAGCCATTGCGCCACCCATTAAAAAAACCATTAAAACCAATGCAATGTTCCTCATGTTGAAACGATAATCAATTATCGTTCCAAGATATGATATTAAATCCGAATTGAAAAGATGCGTAGTGGCTGTCGGCCACATTTCGGTAGCCCAACAAATTATCGGCCAATATGTAAAAATTTACCGGCCCGGCCTGCAGATTAAGCCCCAAGCCAATATTGGAAAAAGAATACTTGTCAACCGTATAGGTCGTTTTCAGGGCCAGCACATTGCCCAGCCTTCTTTGATAGAAGGCCGTTAAGGCCGCCTGTGGACCCTTGGGGCGATTGATAACAAACAAATGGCCACCGACACTGTTCACATAATCAAAAAAATCTCTTGCGTTTACGGCATCATACCCGCAATAACATGGCGCCCCGCCCGAATTGCCTTCTCCAAAATTATAGCGTATCGAGGCATTCAGCTTTATTGGTCGTAAGGAAACAAAACTGTTTTGGTCCGTGCCAAAGGGTACCAGGCGCTCTAAGTCGTCGACCAGTTCTTGCCAAAGGTCATTGTTGCCCTGAAAAAGGTCTTCGGGCAAAATGATCTCAATACCCTCATTGGTTGCAGCCCCGTTAAGGGTATAGTTCTCAAGTCCGTTGCTATGGTATATAAAGCCCACGTCCAATATGCTTCCGGTCAAGAAAGTATTTTCGTTCAGCTGATAGGTAAATCCAAAATCGGCACCCAAGCCAAGGTTGCCGCCAAAAAAAGAGCGCCCCAGCAACCATTTCTGTAAATCTTTTTGTGTAGTGTTGTTGTCTTCATCCAGTATATCTATCAGTTCTTTAAAGCCCGATGTCTGCAATTCAAGTTCTGCCACCAAGGTGTTCTCCAAAATATTATCATCGCCGGGAGTGGTAACAAAGTAGCCAGAATTCCTTTTTGATTTAAACTCAAACACACTTGAATAAATCTTGGCACGCACCCCGAGGTTCAGTTTGTCGCTCATCTTGCGGTTTACCCCAAAGTGAAAAACGTTCACCGCCTCGCCCTGTAATGTCAGATGCCCTAGGTCAAACCGTCTGTTCAAATTATTGGCATTTCCCTCAAAGGCCAAAATCGCCAGATCTTTTGGCCAAAAAACGCTGGTAAAACCCTCGCCGTACATTCCAAAAGAGTAATAGTCGTCAGGTCTGTTCGCGCTTCTGAACCCCCCATAAAAAACCTCTATCTGTCCACTACCACTAAACTCGTCCCTTGGGCTCATGCTATATAGCGCCCTGTCGCGCACTTTCGTGGTGAAATCAATTCCGTCGTTGGCAAAAAGGTCGTTCACTGTTATACCGCTGCTACCGGCCTGAAAACCGATACCTGACAACACCGGTATGCCCACATGCCACTTGTAAGGAGTCTTGACACCTGGGTTCAACATCAATGATTGGGGAATTTCATAAAAGTCGTAGAGCAGTTGTTTGTTCTGCGCCGAGAGAAAAGCAGTGCCAAGAAGGCAGACCAAGATCAACAGTTTCCATTTCTTCATTTGAGGCGAAACCTAAATTCGGCGCTTGACCGGAGTATGATTTTTGGGTCGGGTTGCGAAGAGGTACTGCTGTTGTCACTTTGATTGATCGCCCCTACCCTTATATTTGTAGTATTTCTGAGAATATCGAGACTTCTCCCCCCATTGCCATAGGCAATTTGCCTTTCAAGCAAGGGAGCCGGATCGGCCTCTATGGTAAATGCCTCTGTATCGAGCACATTGCCCCCTTCATCCAAAAACTCAACGGTTATATCAATTTCTTTGCTTGTGGTATTCTCAACTTGGTAAGTAATGACGCCTTCAAGCACCCGTTCGGCCACAAACTCTTCGTTAAAGGCCTCGAAAGTAAATACCTCGGAGTAAAAACTGCCGCTGCTTGCCAAATTGATGGTGCTTTCATCAGACTCGAGATAAAAGATACTGGTGGCAAGTGTAGGGGTAACGCTCAGGTCGTCGAATTGGTCAAAGTTCTGCTCTTCAGAGCAGCCCACCACAAAAACCAGTGCCGAGATGGCAATTCCCAAACCAAAGACCCATTTCTTCATTTTGTATAGCAATTTTATTAGTAAACAACCAATGACCGTTGTACCCTACTATAACTCTACAAAATGCTTTTTATTTCACTCAAATGGGTGATGATCTTGCAAAAATCGTGGTTTGAATCTTGGGTGGGATTGAAGTGCAACGTATGGAAACCCACTGCTTGGGCCCCTAGAATGTCGGCCTCTAGATTGTCGCCGACCATCAGGCTGTTTTCTGGGGCCACCCTCGTTTTCGCCAAGGCCAGTTCAAAAATTCTCGGATGTGGCTTTTTGACCCCCGCCATCTCTGAATTTATAATGGCCTCGAAATAATGCAATATCTTGGCGTTTTTTAGTTTTTTGTGCTGAATTTCCCCAAAACCATTGGTAATGATGTGGAGCCTGTAATTGGGCCTCAAATAGTCCAACACCTCTTTTGTATGCGGAATGATGTGGTTAAAACTTGACAGGTAGCGTATATAATCATCTGACAAACGGTCGATCATTGAGCGGTCTATGGACATCCCAAGCGTATCAAATGTCTTTTTCAGCCGTTGGTAGCGTAGTTCCTCTTTGGTGACCTTTTCTTCACGGTACAGCTTCCAATATTCAAAATTGATGGGTACATAAACTTGCAAGAACATAGGAAGCGAAACATGGATGCCATTTTGAAGAAATATCTTTTCAAAGGTCAGCGCAGAGTTTCTTTCAAAATCCCACAGGGTATGGTCAAGATCAAAAAAAATATCGGTCACCTGCCCATTAAACATAATAGCGCTTTAAAAAGTTTTGGTACAGCTGGATCCAGTCAATCTGCTGTTTGCTTCCCAATAGTTCATTGGAAAATACCGTGATAAACTCCCCGTTCACAGTTTTGACCTGACGGTACATACCATCGACTTTCTCAAGGGCATCTGCGATGCTTTTATATCCCGTAAGGGCATAATCATGTACGGCAAACGGGTGTACCTTCAGCGGTTGCTGTTCTTCTAGGTTAATATCGTAAAAATAGAAAGGAGTGCAGGTGCCGGCGCGAAAGCCCAATTCGTGGGTGTAGCCCATGCTAAAATCATCGGTGAACTCTGCCTCTATCAAATTGCGATAGGTCGTAGGCACATTCACCTTGTTGTACCGTAGCCGAGAATAGTTTACGGGCCTGTTTATAAGCTTTGCCAACCGTTTCTTCTCTGTTTTTAACAACTCTAGATTACCGCCGGCATGAAAAGAGGTGCTCAATGCCACCACGCTGTAATCGGCAATGGCCTTTATCAGGTACCGAAATTTGTTATTGTTGGGCGAGATGTTCTTGTCATGGGTCGAATACTCGGCAAACTGAAAGAAAAACATGGTCTTTACCGGATATTTTTTGTGCAGTTCGATCAAGAGCGAAAAGTTGTCGTATGGGTCTTTTCTTAGACCCAACAGTACCATAAACCGCTGTGCCACCCTGCGCAGCCTAAACTTGCCCAGATCGAACAATAGGCCGCCCAAACTTCGGGCAAGGCCCCTTAGCGCAAAACTGTGCGAGGTGGTCACATTGATAATGGAGGTATAGCGATAGGCCCTGGTCTTTCGCTTGATATCGGGAAAACGCTGTTGGAGTACCCCAAACAATTTGTTTGCCCAAAGATTTACCACCGGCAACTCTAAAAAACCGTTTTTGTAAGCGAGGCTTTCTTTAGCCGGAAACCGGCCCAGGTCATCCTTCACGTGGGGCAGGTATTCTTCATAACGGCTCAAGAGAAAGAAACTCGCCGAAAAAATATCGAAGGGTATCGCACTCATGTCACCTGCTTCAAAAAAACAGGGCAGGCCATCCCAATCGCCCATGCGGATATCAAAATCGTTGATTCCCTGTTCGAAAAGCAAATCGTTGCTACGTACAAAAAATTCGTTCTGCAGGGGTTTTTTGGTATAGGTGATCTTAGGGCCCTTATGCTTTATAAAATCCTCTACCTTGGTGGTAAAGCCAATGTCCACGCCCAATATCTCCCTAAAAATATGCCGCATGGTATAGCGAAAGCGGGCCGTTATCTTATGGGTATAGATGAGCAACATAGGCTGTAAATATCAAGTTTCAAAACCCAAATTCCAAATAAGGCCATTCGTTTACCCCCGATTGGTCATAGAAGTTGTTCGTCGGCAAAGCTTAAATATGCTTTTTGGGCAATGATCAAATGGTCAAGCACTTTGATGTCCAATGCTTGGGCGGCACTCTTCAGCTTTTGGGTGATTGTTTTGTCGGCCTTGCTGGGAACAAGGGTACCCGAAGGGTGGTTGTGCGCCAAAATCAATGCCACGGCCCCCAGCTCAAGGGCCTGTTTCATCACAAGGCGAACATCGACCAAAGTACCTGTGATGCCCCCTTTGCTCAATTGGCCCTTATGTACCACCTTATTGGAGTTGTTGAGATACAGAATCCAGAACTCCTCGTGCTCCAACTCGCCTATCAAGGGCTGCAAAAGCTCAAAAGCATCCCCACTTGAGGCAATCTTGGTAATCTGTTGACCCGCCTCCCTTCGGCGACGTCGTCCGATCTCTAGGGCGGCGGCAATGGTCACGGCCTTTGCCTCTCCAATTCCCTTGAACTGCATCAGCTGTTTCACCGATAGCCGGCCCAAATCGTTCAAGTTGTTGCCGACCGAAGCCAAAATGCGCTTTGAAAGCTCAACAGCACTTTCGTTTTTGGAGCCCGAACCGATCAAAATAGCGATAAGCTCGGCATCTGACAACACCGAACGCCCCTTTTGTACCAATTTTTCCCTGGGTTTATCGTCATCGGCCCAGTCTTTGATGGACAAAGATGCCTTTTCTTCTTGCATGTTATAAATATAGCATTTTGGGCCCAACCATTTGTTGAGGATATGTGCCCATCGAATTCGCCTTTTTCGTATTTTGGGAATTCTGTTAAACCGAAGCCGATGAAATCACTTTTCGACAAAGAAGCGTACGAAGAAATTGTAGCGCGCATTGATAGTCTGTCACCTGACTCGCAACGGCAATGGGGTAAAATGAGCGTGGGACAAATGGCTTGGCACTGCCAGTTTCCACTGAAGATAGCCATCAAGAACGAAGACAAGGGCGTGCGCGGCAACCCTCTGGTTCGCTGGTTCTTTAAAAAATCGCTCTACAACGACAGGCCTTGGCGAAAGAACCTGCCCACCGCCCCCGCTTTAAAGGCAAAACAGGAAAAGGACTTTGAGACAGAAGTGAAAAAATTGAAAGAATTGGTAAAACAGTGCCATGATATCGGCAACCGTACCGAGTGGAACCCCCATCCCCTATTTGGGCGGTTTACCCCAGAGCAATGGGGACAGTTGCAGTACAAGCATCTTGACCACCACCTTCGGCAGTTTGGGGTATAGATATGGCCAACAACTACTAAAAACAAGTGTTCGCGCCCAAGGCCCGTAAAGGCCCCGGTAAGTGCTTTGGGCATTGTTGACCTACATTGCCATGGTTTATACCATTACGCTTTTTACTTGCCCAAAATCCAATCCGCCATAATTGCCAGAGCTCATCAACAAAAAATTGGCCGGTTCTTTGGCCTGTGAAAACAACCATTCCCTAAACGAACCTGCATCGGTAAAGACCTGCAGATCCTTCCTTTGAAAGGCATCGGATATCTGCTGTTCGGTCACCTGCTCCAACCCTTTGATCTCGACAGCCTCTGGTGAATAGTAGACTACCGCATAATCAGCGGTATCCAAGGCGCCTCGGTATTCTTTTAAGAATTCGGCATTGAGACTGCTATAGGTATGCAGTTCTAAACAGGCCACCAACTTACGGTCGGGATATTGTTCTTTTACCGCCCTGGTGGTAGCGGCCACTTTGCTCGGCGAATGGGCAAAATCTTTGAACACCACCGCATAATCTGACTCAGCTATTTTTTCAAGGCGCTTTGAGGCTCCTTTGAACGAGGCAATGGCCTCGTAAAAATCGGCCTCATCGACCCCCATGTTCTGGCAGATCCACTTGGCCCCTGCCAAATTGTTCAAATTATGCGCACCAAAAACCGCAATGGGCAATGGGCCCTCGGGAGTTTCAAGATAGGTGGTGCCCCCATCGACAAAATAATCGGGCGTGCCATAGGGCAGTTTGCGTATGCTGTTCTCCGATGCCTCGACCACTTTCTTGACCTCTTCGTCTTCTTCGTTATAGGCAATGCTTCCGCCCTCAACGATACTATCGACAAAAATCTTGAACTGCTCCACGTAGCCCTCATAGGTAGGGAACACATTGATATGGTCCCAGGCAATACCGCTCAGCAAGGCGATGTTCGGGCGATACAGGTGAAACTTGGGCCGACGATCAATGGGCGACGAAAGGTATTCATCTCCCTCCAAGACAATAAAATCGTTCTCTTTGGTAAGGTGTACCATACGGTCAAAACCTTCCAATTGTGCCCCAACCATATAATCGACCGCTATGCCATGGTAGTCGAGCACGTGTAAGATCATTGAGGTAATGGTGGTCTTGCCGTGGCTGCCACCTATCACCACCCTGGTCTTTTCTTTTGATTGCTCGTACAAAAACTCAGGATATGAATAAATTTTCAGTCCCAATTCCTGCGCCCTTAAAAGTTCGGGGTTGTCAGGTTTGGCATGCATGCCTAAGATAACGGCATCGAGATTTGCGGTGATTTTGTCTGGAAACCACCCAAATTCTTGGGGAAGCAGCCCCTTGTCGGCCAAGCGGCTTTTTGAAGGCTCATAAATGATATCGTCGCTTCCGGTTATCTCGTATCCTTTGTGTTGCAGGGCCAACGCCAAATTGTGCATGGCGCTGCCCCCAATGGCGATAAAATGAACTTTCATAATGGAATGTGTGGTTCAAAGATAGCCTTATTTTTTACTACCTTAAACCCGTGAAACAGAACATTGAAATATTTGAAACAGCCTTTGTAACTGCCGACTTTAGGGCCACAGACGTTGCCCTGAGCAAAGATCGCTATGCACATTTATGGCCGAGCGAGGGCACCAAAATATACCGCAAGGCGTATGTTGATTCCGTTTCACGGCACGAGCAGTTTGCACACTGTTTGCGCAACCGGTATTTCCTCGAGGCCATTGAGAACCTGTTCAACGAGCAAAAAATCGAGCTGCTCATCAATTTTGGGTGCGGCTTTAGCATGTACCCCTTTCTGTTGCCCAAAACCATGGCCCATATCGAAATTGACATGCCTCATTCGATAAATTACAAAAAGGAGAAAATAGCGGATTGGTGTGCATCAAAAAAACTGCCTGACAGAAACATATCCTTTCTGGAAGCCGATTTCACATCAAATTACGAACCGCAGTTACTAGAAAAAATAGCATCCATAAAGGAAAACAAACGTTCGTTCATATTTCTGGAAGGCGTGTTGTTTTTTATCGGCAGACCAGAAACTGAACGCCTTTTCAAACTCTTTTCAACGATTCAGGGCACTGACGAGTATGTCGGCAGTGTTTCGTTTCAAAAGGAAATCGAATCACGCACGGCCTTCAAAAAACTCATTCAATTCACTGAAGAACGATTGGTGGCCAACGAAAAGTTCTGCTATCAGACCGTGGAAGACCGTTATTATTTGAACTTGGACGACTATGCGATGGTCGACCACCAAAATACGTTCACGGTCGCCAATAAATATGCCCCTGCCACAATACTTGACCCCGATGAGGTATTGGACGAACATTTTTACGTCTTAAAGAAAAAATAATATGCCAAATTACAATCTAACCGATATCGAATCACGTGAGATCATGCCCGGTTATCACGGCAAAATGGTACACGCCAATAGCATGAGCTGGGTTTTTTGGGATGTAGATAAAGGTGCCGAAGTACCCGAACACCAACATGTAAATGAACAGATTATGCATGTGGTCGATGGTACGTTCGAATTTACGTTGGATGGAAAAACGGCCGTGTACCGAAAAGGCGACGTAATCGTTATTCCGCCAAACGTACCGCATGCCGGAAAGGCCCTTACCAAATGCAAGTTGATGGATGTTTTTTGCCCAGTAAGGGAGGAGTATAGATAGGTTTAGGTATTAGGTTTTAAAAAATATTGTTTTGAAAATTAGTTTGAAGGGAAAAAAAGCCCTGGTGGGCGGAAGCAGCCGCGGTATTGGCCGTGCCGTGGCCGAGCAATTGGCAGAAAGCGGTGCCGGTGTGACCCTAATGGCCAGCAGTGAAGATACCTTGAAAAAAGTGGTTGCCAACCTGCCCACAAACCAAGGCCAAGAACATTCATATTTGGTGGTTGATTTCACGGATTTTAACGCCTATAGTGAGCGAATTTCCAATTTCTTTGAAAAGAACTCTGTGGACATTTTGGTCAATAATACCCAAGGGCCAGCATCGGGAGGTGCCTTGGAGAAAACTGTGGAAGATTACCAGCAGGCCTTTGACCTGTTGTTCAAATCTGTAGTGTTTACAACCCAATTGGCAATCAAGGGCATGCAACAGAACAACTGGGGCCGCATTATCAATGTCGCCTCGGTATCCGTCAAAGAACCCCTTAACTATTTGGCACTCTCAAATTCTATTCGGGCGGCGGTGGTGACATGGGCCAAAAGTTTGGCCTTTGACATAGGCAAGAACGGAATTACCATAAACAATGTGCTCACGGGTTATTTTGATACCGATCGGATTGCCCAGCTCAATGCCAAAAAAGCCGAAAAAATGGGAATCGACACGGCAGCAGTACGTGCTGCAATGGAAGAACAAGTACCCATGAAGCGTATTGGCGACCCCAAAGAATATGGTTATTTGGCGGCGTTCTTGGCCTCTGAAAATGCCGGTTATATTACCGGCACCAATATACCCTTGGATGGTGGCCTATTGAAATCTCTTTAGCAATTACACAAATTACATTATTTCCATTAGAATACATTTTAAAATATGTAATTCATAATTTATACGTAATTTTATTGTTCACTTAACAACAATTACCTATGAATTCAAAAGTTTTTTTGGTAGTACGCATTCTATTGGGATTGATGCTACTGGTCTTCGGCCTGAACAAGTTTTTCCAATTTTTGCCAATGGGCGAAATGCCCGAAGCGGCAGGCAATTATTTTGCGGCTTTGTCGAGCACCCACACCATGACTTTGGTGGCCATTGTAGAAGTATTGGCGGGCCTCGCCCTGATACTGAATAAGTTTGGAGCCTTGATGTCTTTGATATTGATGAGTGTTTCAGTCAATGCTGTGTTGTTTCACATGGCCTTGGCCCCTGAGGGATTGCCACCCGCATTGGCCCTTTTGGTGTTGAACCTCTTGGCCTTGGTGGGCTATAAAGACAAATACAGAGACCTGCTCAAAGGGTAACGGGCACACCCCATTTATAAACGCTAAAAGGCTGCCCGATAAAGTTGTTACCCTACGGGAAAACGGTTTACCCTAAAACCCAATGGCTGAATGCAACTGCCCAAACCGACAATAGAATTGATTTTTCGGGCGGCTTTTATATGCTCATCCTATCTTTAAATTCATAGGACTGTCGACGGGAGACTTCAATTTCCTCGCCATTTTTCATCATCAACTTTAATTTGCCATTGAACCATGGCACCACCTCTTGAATAAAATTGATGTTGACGATCTGTTGCCTGTTCGCCCTAAAAAAAGAAGGTTCTGGTAATTTTTCCTCGATTTGGTTCAGCGATTTATAGAGCAGCGGTTTCTCATTACCAAAGTATACGCGGGTGTAGTTCCCCACAATTTCAAAATGGGAAATATCGCCTATCTTGACCAACCAACATTGGTCTCCCTCTTTAATAAAAATTTGGCTTCCCTCATTCAATTTTGGTTGCCCTTTCTCACTCTCGAGTCTGCCCTCAAGTTTGGCCTTGGCCTTCTCAATCGCTTGTGAAAACCGTTTTTTGTTAATGGGTTTCAAAAGATAATCAAGTGCGTTGTACTCAAAAGACTTAATGGCATATTCATCAAATGCGGTGGTAAAAATAGTGATGGGTACATCATCGAGCATTTCTAGCAGGGCAAAGCCATCTTTTTCCGGCATGTTGATGTCTAAAAACAATAGATCTGGCGCTTCTTTTTGTATTAGATCATACCCCATATCCACATTTTCGGCTTCCCCAACAAGTTCTATTTCTTGATATTCCGTGATAAGCTCTTTCAGCTCATTACGTGCCAATCGCGAATCTTCCACTATTACGGCACGGATCTTCATGGCAGGGGAATCTTTATGTCGGCGACTACTTCTTCTTTTTCTTCATAAATAGTAAAAGCGGCCTTTTCACCGTACAAGAGTTTTAGCCGCTGTTTGATGTTGCTAAGGCCCAATTCTGTTGAATTCTTAGAAATCTGCAACCTACCGGTATTCTTTACCCGAATCAAAAGTTGGTTGTGAGCTTTCTTTATTTCAAGCTCTATTTTGCCTCCTTGCTTCAAATTGGAAATACCATGCTTTGCCGCATTTTCGACCAACAATTGAATGATCATGGGCGGAATTTGAAGTGAAAGGGTATCGCTCTCGATGTTCTTTACAAATTCAAGCCTGTCCTCGAACTGTATCTTTGAAAGAGCGATGTAATTATCGACCATTTCTACCTCTTCTTCAACAGCAATGGCATTTACATCGTTCTTGGTAAGCGAATAGCGTAGCATTTCTGAAAGCTTGGTGAGCATTTCACGCGACTTCTCAACATCTTCCAACATCAACCCCCTGATATTGTTCAGGCTATTGAACATAAAATGTGGATTTATCTGGCCTTTTAGGGTATTGAGTTGGGCCTGCTTTAAGTTGGTATTGAGTTCTAACCGTTCTATTCGATTGGCGTTCATTTTCAGCAATAGCTTTACAATCAGATAGCAGACCGTCCAGACGCCGATCAAGAAAAGGGAGTTGACAATCAGTATCCAAACATTGTCGTACACCTCTAGAACATTTCTTTCAAGTTCGGTAAGCTCAGGGCCAAACTCAATATAGAGGTAGCCAAATACAAAGTTCAGAAAAGCGAACAAGGCAGAGGTGATCAGAAAAGCCCCTGATATTTTGATCAGTTCCTTTACCCCGAACGTATCAAAGAAGACATTCTTTTTAAGGTACCAACGTAATAATGAGGTTGAAAAAATACCAATAAATATTCCGGTAACCACCGAATACGTAACGAACTCGGCGCTGAACTTTTTTAAAACCAAAAAGGACACCGAGTTGATAAAGCCCCAGCCGAAAAGCTGTAGGGCCCAAAAAAGGGTATTTCTTCGTTTGTCTGAAAGATTCATATAACTGCGATGCTGCCCGAACGATGTGCGGCACTCGCCCCGGTCAAATTTCTTAATGGGTTCATTACAACCAAAGGTAGATAAGTTTTACCAATGAAAACCCAAACCCAAAGGCCAAAACCACAACTGACAGGATGACGACCATCGACTTCGTGCTGGTCGGGTTTTTAAGGATACAGCTGAGCGTTATTTTTTCCTTTTTAAAAGACAAAAACAAGACTACCGGAGCCAATAGCACCAGTAAGGTGGCAAACAGCAATTTGCCATTTTGAAACTGCGCTGCCACCAAAGAGACCAATAAGGTGGCCCCAGCAATCAAAAGCGCATTTCGTATACTTAACCGCATGGTC
This portion of the Flagellimonas lutaonensis genome encodes:
- a CDS encoding replication-associated recombination protein A, translating into MSEPLAERIRPKTLDEYISQQHLVGPTGALYNQIKKGMVPSLIFWGPPGTGKTTLAQIIANESGRPFYTLSAISSGVKEVREVIAKAKQSDGLFTSKNPILFIDEIHRFSKSQQDSLLGAVEKGWVTLIGATTENPSFEVIPALLSRCQVYILNAFGKEDLEALLLRAIREDALLKAKKITLNETEALLRLSGGDGRKLLNIFELIVNSEESDQVIITNTLVQQKVQKNTVLYDKAGGQHYDIISAFIKSIRGSDPNAAVYWLARMIEGGEDVKFIARRMVILASEDIGNANPTALVLANATFQSVNIIGYPEARIILSQCATYLASSPKSNASYLAIGNAQQKVRETGDLPVPLHIRNAPTKLMKDLGYGKEYAYAHDYEDNFVQSEFLPEELSGTTFYKPGNNPRENAFREFLKKHWKDKYDF
- a CDS encoding DUF5723 family protein, with protein sequence MKKWKLLILVCLLGTAFLSAQNKQLLYDFYEIPQSLMLNPGVKTPYKWHVGIPVLSGIGFQAGSSGITVNDLFANDGIDFTTKVRDRALYSMSPRDEFSGSGQIEVFYGGFRSANRPDDYYSFGMYGEGFTSVFWPKDLAILAFEGNANNLNRRFDLGHLTLQGEAVNVFHFGVNRKMSDKLNLGVRAKIYSSVFEFKSKRNSGYFVTTPGDDNILENTLVAELELQTSGFKELIDILDEDNNTTQKDLQKWLLGRSFFGGNLGLGADFGFTYQLNENTFLTGSILDVGFIYHSNGLENYTLNGAATNEGIEIILPEDLFQGNNDLWQELVDDLERLVPFGTDQNSFVSLRPIKLNASIRYNFGEGNSGGAPCYCGYDAVNARDFFDYVNSVGGHLFVINRPKGPQAALTAFYQRRLGNVLALKTTYTVDKYSFSNIGLGLNLQAGPVNFYILADNLLGYRNVADSHYASFQFGFNIISWNDN
- a CDS encoding YjjG family noncanonical pyrimidine nucleotidase, which encodes MFNGQVTDIFFDLDHTLWDFERNSALTFEKIFLQNGIHVSLPMFLQVYVPINFEYWKLYREEKVTKEELRYQRLKKTFDTLGMSIDRSMIDRLSDDYIRYLSSFNHIIPHTKEVLDYLRPNYRLHIITNGFGEIQHKKLKNAKILHYFEAIINSEMAGVKKPHPRIFELALAKTRVAPENSLMVGDNLEADILGAQAVGFHTLHFNPTQDSNHDFCKIITHLSEIKSIL
- a CDS encoding polysaccharide deacetylase family protein, coding for MLLIYTHKITARFRYTMRHIFREILGVDIGFTTKVEDFIKHKGPKITYTKKPLQNEFFVRSNDLLFEQGINDFDIRMGDWDGLPCFFEAGDMSAIPFDIFSASFFLLSRYEEYLPHVKDDLGRFPAKESLAYKNGFLELPVVNLWANKLFGVLQQRFPDIKRKTRAYRYTSIINVTTSHSFALRGLARSLGGLLFDLGKFRLRRVAQRFMVLLGLRKDPYDNFSLLIELHKKYPVKTMFFFQFAEYSTHDKNISPNNNKFRYLIKAIADYSVVALSTSFHAGGNLELLKTEKKRLAKLINRPVNYSRLRYNKVNVPTTYRNLIEAEFTDDFSMGYTHELGFRAGTCTPFYFYDINLEEQQPLKVHPFAVHDYALTGYKSIADALEKVDGMYRQVKTVNGEFITVFSNELLGSKQQIDWIQLYQNFLKRYYV
- the radC gene encoding RadC family protein; this encodes MQEEKASLSIKDWADDDKPREKLVQKGRSVLSDAELIAILIGSGSKNESAVELSKRILASVGNNLNDLGRLSVKQLMQFKGIGEAKAVTIAAALEIGRRRRREAGQQITKIASSGDAFELLQPLIGELEHEEFWILYLNNSNKVVHKGQLSKGGITGTLVDVRLVMKQALELGAVALILAHNHPSGTLVPSKADKTITQKLKSAAQALDIKVLDHLIIAQKAYLSFADEQLL
- a CDS encoding DUF1569 domain-containing protein; amino-acid sequence: MKSLFDKEAYEEIVARIDSLSPDSQRQWGKMSVGQMAWHCQFPLKIAIKNEDKGVRGNPLVRWFFKKSLYNDRPWRKNLPTAPALKAKQEKDFETEVKKLKELVKQCHDIGNRTEWNPHPLFGRFTPEQWGQLQYKHLDHHLRQFGV